One genomic window of Halovivax cerinus includes the following:
- a CDS encoding ABC transporter ATP-binding protein, protein MTDTDLIIETEQLTKRFGPVTAVSDLDIEVPAGSVYGFLGPNGAGKSTTIDMLVDLVHPTSGAARLFGLDTRSSPVEIRRRTGVLLEGFTPYPTLSGREHVSLAASTKDAAVDPATVLERVDLHEAMDRRAGGYSRGMTRRLGLAMALVGEPDLLVLDEPTAGLDPHGVVVLRRIIREENERGATVFFSSHVLSQVEAVCDRAGILSDGRLVAEDDVQELRETVGGETVLRARIRTDGPMSAVRDRVDDVDGVQEVHLEDGELVAVCESEAVIARVLSAIDQSGATVPSFETDGRSLERVFESYTDEV, encoded by the coding sequence ATGACTGACACCGATCTCATCATCGAAACCGAGCAGCTCACGAAGCGGTTCGGACCCGTCACTGCTGTTTCCGACCTCGATATCGAGGTGCCAGCGGGTTCCGTCTACGGATTTCTCGGCCCCAACGGCGCCGGGAAGTCCACGACGATCGATATGCTCGTGGATCTCGTCCACCCCACGAGCGGCGCCGCGCGGTTGTTCGGGCTCGATACCCGATCGTCCCCGGTCGAGATTCGACGGCGAACCGGCGTGTTGCTGGAGGGATTCACCCCCTATCCGACGCTATCGGGGCGCGAGCACGTCTCGCTCGCGGCGTCGACGAAGGACGCCGCGGTCGATCCAGCGACCGTTCTCGAGCGCGTCGATCTCCACGAGGCGATGGATCGACGCGCAGGCGGGTACTCTCGGGGAATGACCCGGCGTCTCGGGCTCGCGATGGCGCTCGTCGGCGAACCGGACCTGCTCGTCCTCGACGAGCCGACGGCGGGGCTCGACCCTCACGGCGTGGTGGTGCTTCGACGAATCATTCGCGAGGAAAACGAGCGGGGCGCGACCGTCTTCTTCTCGTCGCACGTCCTCTCGCAGGTCGAGGCGGTCTGCGATCGGGCCGGCATCCTCTCTGACGGCCGGCTCGTCGCCGAGGACGACGTTCAGGAACTGCGCGAAACGGTCGGCGGCGAGACCGTCCTCCGTGCCAGGATTCGAACCGACGGACCCATGTCGGCGGTTCGCGACCGCGTCGACGACGTCGATGGCGTGCAGGAGGTTCACCTCGAAGACGGCGAACTCGTCGCCGTCTGCGAAAGCGAGGCGGTGATTGCACGCGTTCTGTCCGCGATCGACCAGTCGGGCGCCACGGTTCCCTCGTTCGAGACCGATGGGCGGTCGCTCGAGCGCGTCTTCGAATCGTACACGGACGAGGTGTGA
- a CDS encoding ABC transporter permease: MRFRRWLRTATTAARTDLLALGRSRAVGIGAVLFALVVALRIWTITPGVKGEVPGYLVLFDPGAGTPEPTAFVIFGLGRLMPVILSFVAVGYGAGAIAGSRQAGTIRTLQSLPVSRSNVVVGTMFARLSAITVVVVSGLLSGAIVAMYRFGEFSAGPYASFVLATLLFAIVLTTFTVSVSTVVSTRLRAIAFSLGPLVLVSAFGGDRGLPLPVRSSVLVQPYHLLVSASHEQLVAIPRIEHAIVSGRTGRTIDTGTLETIDLTAGAPVYLTDPGAVGSLLCWGLFVPLAIVWYRRVDL; the protein is encoded by the coding sequence GTGCGCTTCCGACGCTGGCTACGGACTGCGACGACCGCTGCACGGACGGACCTGCTCGCGCTCGGCCGCTCTCGTGCTGTCGGGATCGGTGCTGTTCTGTTTGCACTCGTGGTCGCGCTTCGGATCTGGACGATTACGCCCGGTGTGAAGGGTGAAGTGCCGGGGTATCTCGTGCTGTTCGACCCCGGTGCTGGAACGCCGGAACCAACCGCGTTCGTTATTTTCGGCCTCGGTCGCCTGATGCCGGTGATTCTTTCGTTCGTCGCCGTCGGCTACGGTGCCGGTGCGATCGCTGGCAGCCGCCAGGCCGGAACGATCCGTACGCTCCAATCGCTTCCTGTCTCGCGGTCAAACGTCGTCGTCGGCACGATGTTCGCTCGACTGAGTGCTATCACGGTCGTCGTCGTGAGCGGGCTTCTCTCCGGTGCGATCGTCGCAATGTACCGATTCGGCGAGTTCTCGGCGGGACCGTACGCTTCGTTCGTCCTCGCGACCCTCCTGTTCGCGATCGTGTTGACCACGTTTACCGTCTCGGTCTCCACCGTCGTTTCGACGCGGCTGCGAGCAATCGCGTTCTCTCTCGGTCCGCTCGTGCTCGTGTCGGCGTTCGGCGGCGATCGCGGCCTTCCTCTCCCCGTCCGGTCGTCCGTGCTCGTCCAGCCGTATCACCTTCTCGTGTCAGCTTCTCACGAACAACTCGTCGCGATCCCACGAATCGAACACGCGATCGTCTCCGGACGAACCGGTCGGACGATCGATACCGGGACCCTCGAAACGATCGATCTCACTGCGGGGGCGCCCGTCTACCTGACGGACCCGGGTGCCGTCGGTTCGTTACTCTGCTGGGGATTGTTCGTCCCGCTGGCGATCGTCTGGTATCGCCGGGTGGATCTGTGA
- a CDS encoding DUF5781 family protein, whose translation MELHVQGSGPAAPFLGARDLFETERELSLPVYVHLRDDPDERTWAGHYDDRHVLNISRQAASSAMARELALHEFAHMARYEEDHPSHVQSTEEALYLALTGRHVERRKLTHCYQIANHMKDIYADDITLSVGPGEKLLSYLEASLAAAIADRPRTPPRAGFERITSGSDPDITAVNAAFAVALAERHDLVDDDHRLYDLAHAAAMDAPGVDADGFRRRFRELGADPDPSGYRRHLVQATRSYVDGDGPAAD comes from the coding sequence ATGGAACTGCACGTACAGGGATCGGGGCCCGCCGCACCGTTTCTCGGCGCCCGGGATCTGTTCGAAACCGAGCGAGAGCTCTCGCTACCCGTCTACGTCCACCTTCGGGACGATCCCGACGAACGAACCTGGGCCGGTCACTACGACGACCGTCACGTACTCAACATCTCTCGACAGGCGGCCTCGTCGGCGATGGCCCGCGAACTCGCCCTCCACGAGTTCGCCCACATGGCTCGCTACGAGGAAGACCACCCCTCGCACGTCCAGTCGACGGAGGAGGCGCTCTACCTCGCCCTCACCGGCCGCCACGTCGAGCGGCGGAAGCTCACACACTGCTACCAGATCGCCAACCACATGAAGGACATCTACGCGGACGACATCACCCTCTCGGTGGGGCCCGGCGAGAAACTCCTGTCGTACCTGGAGGCGAGCCTGGCCGCGGCCATCGCCGACCGACCGCGAACACCGCCGCGGGCCGGCTTCGAGCGCATCACGTCGGGCTCTGACCCCGATATCACGGCCGTCAACGCCGCCTTCGCCGTCGCGCTGGCCGAACGCCACGACCTCGTGGACGACGACCACCGACTGTACGACCTCGCGCACGCGGCCGCGATGGACGCCCCCGGCGTCGACGCCGACGGGTTCCGCCGACGTTTTCGCGAACTCGGAGCGGATCCCGACCCGAGCGGCTACCGGCGCCACCTCGTGCAGGCGACGCGCTCGTACGTCGACGGGGACGGACCGGCGGCGGACTGA
- a CDS encoding elongation factor EF-2, with amino-acid sequence MGRRKKIVQECERLMDEPENIRNIAIAAHVDHGKTTLSDNLLAGAGMISDETAGEQLAMDTEEDEQERGITIDAANVSMTHEYEDTNHLINLIDTPGHVDFGGDVTRAMRAVDGALVVVDAVEGAMPQTETVLRQALREGVKPTLFINKVDRLISELQEGPEEMQERLLAVIRDVNELIRGMTEEMDDIDDWTVSVEDGTVGFGSALYKWGVSMPSMQRTGMDFGDIMELERNDERQELHERTPLSDVVLDMVCEHFPNPVDAQPMRIPRIWRGDAESELAGTMRLVDESGEVVLMVTDIAMDPHAGEVASGRVFSGTLEKGQELYVSGTAGKNRVQSVGIYMGGEREEVEQVPAGNIAAVTGLRDAIAGSTVSSVEMTPFESIEHISEPVITKSVEAQTMDDLPKLIETLRQVSKEDPTIQIEINEDTGEHLISGQGELHLEVQTQRIEKNQGIPVNTGEPIVVYREAVQRASDTVEGISPNRHNRFYISAEPLTDDLVETLKRGEASMDMPELERREALQEAGMDKDDSQNVEQIHGANILLDETKGIQHLNETMELFIEGLEESLDNGPLANEPVQGTLIRLHDAKLHEDTIHRGPAQVIPATREAVHKSLIDAHIAMKEPMQDVRIDVPNDHMGAASGEIQGRRGRVDDMYQEGDLMVVEGIAPVDEMIGFASDIRSATEGRASWNTENAGFEFMADSLQRDKIMEIRERKGMKLELPPSIDYF; translated from the coding sequence ATGGGCCGACGCAAGAAGATCGTACAGGAGTGTGAACGGTTGATGGACGAACCGGAGAACATCCGGAACATCGCCATCGCCGCTCACGTCGACCACGGCAAGACAACACTTTCGGACAACCTACTGGCTGGGGCCGGCATGATCTCCGACGAGACGGCCGGCGAACAGCTCGCGATGGACACCGAAGAGGACGAACAGGAACGCGGGATCACCATCGACGCGGCGAACGTCTCGATGACCCACGAGTACGAGGACACCAACCACCTCATCAACCTCATCGACACGCCGGGCCACGTCGACTTCGGTGGCGACGTCACCCGCGCGATGCGCGCCGTCGACGGTGCGCTCGTCGTCGTCGACGCCGTCGAAGGAGCGATGCCACAGACCGAGACCGTCCTGCGACAGGCGCTGCGTGAAGGCGTCAAACCGACCCTGTTCATCAACAAGGTCGACCGCCTCATCTCCGAGCTCCAGGAGGGGCCCGAGGAGATGCAGGAGCGACTCCTCGCCGTCATCCGCGACGTCAACGAGCTCATCCGTGGCATGACCGAGGAGATGGACGACATCGACGACTGGACCGTCTCCGTCGAGGACGGTACCGTCGGATTCGGTTCCGCGCTGTACAAGTGGGGCGTCTCCATGCCGTCGATGCAACGAACCGGGATGGACTTCGGCGACATCATGGAACTCGAGCGCAACGACGAGCGCCAGGAGCTCCACGAGCGCACGCCCCTGTCGGACGTCGTCCTCGACATGGTCTGTGAGCACTTCCCGAACCCGGTCGACGCCCAGCCGATGCGTATTCCGCGTATCTGGCGTGGCGACGCCGAGTCCGAACTCGCTGGGACGATGCGACTCGTCGACGAGAGCGGCGAGGTCGTCCTGATGGTCACCGACATCGCGATGGACCCACACGCCGGCGAGGTTGCCTCCGGCCGCGTCTTCTCGGGCACCCTCGAGAAGGGCCAGGAACTGTACGTGTCGGGAACCGCGGGCAAGAACCGCGTTCAGAGCGTCGGCATCTACATGGGTGGCGAGCGCGAGGAAGTAGAGCAGGTTCCGGCCGGCAACATCGCTGCCGTCACCGGCCTCCGCGACGCCATCGCCGGCTCCACCGTCTCCTCCGTCGAGATGACACCGTTCGAGTCCATCGAGCACATCTCCGAACCCGTCATCACGAAGTCCGTCGAGGCCCAGACGATGGACGACCTGCCGAAACTCATCGAGACGCTCCGGCAGGTCTCGAAGGAGGACCCGACGATCCAGATCGAGATCAACGAGGACACCGGCGAGCACCTCATCTCCGGACAGGGTGAACTCCACCTCGAAGTCCAGACTCAGCGTATCGAGAAGAACCAGGGCATCCCGGTCAACACCGGCGAACCGATCGTCGTCTACCGCGAGGCCGTCCAGCGCGCCTCCGACACGGTCGAGGGCATCTCGCCGAACCGGCACAACCGCTTCTACATCTCCGCCGAACCACTCACCGACGACCTCGTCGAGACGCTCAAACGCGGCGAGGCCTCGATGGACATGCCCGAACTCGAACGACGCGAGGCCCTGCAGGAGGCCGGCATGGACAAGGACGACTCCCAGAACGTCGAGCAGATCCACGGCGCGAACATCCTGCTCGACGAGACGAAGGGGATTCAGCACTTGAACGAGACGATGGAGCTGTTCATCGAGGGACTCGAAGAGTCCCTCGACAACGGCCCGCTCGCGAACGAGCCCGTCCAGGGCACCCTAATTCGCCTGCACGACGCGAAGCTCCACGAGGACACCATCCACCGCGGCCCCGCACAGGTCATTCCGGCGACCCGCGAGGCCGTCCACAAGTCGCTGATCGACGCCCACATCGCCATGAAAGAACCCATGCAGGACGTCCGCATCGACGTCCCGAACGACCACATGGGTGCTGCCTCCGGCGAGATCCAGGGCCGCCGTGGCCGCGTCGACGACATGTACCAGGAAGGCGACCTCATGGTCGTCGAGGGTATCGCGCCCGTCGACGAGATGATCGGCTTCGCCAGCGACATCCGGAGCGCGACCGAGGGCCGGGCCTCCTGGAACACCGAGAACGCCGGCTTCGAGTTCATGGCCGACTCGCTCCAGCGCGATAAGATCATGGAGATCCGCGAACGCAAGGGCATGAAGCTCGAACTGCCCCCGAGCATCGATTACTTCTAA
- a CDS encoding alanine racemase, with product MTSTYDAYRSALSGESFPLAYFDRDAFEANLRTTRRRAGGLPVRVASKSIRCRAVLRAVLDRDGFSGVMCYTGHEAAHLAADGFDDLLVAYPIVDTAEIAAVCSAIDDGARIVLMVDCAAHVERITGVAEAHGVTVPLCLDLDVSTEHLGIHFGVRRSGIRSASAALELARTIADASAVSLSGVMGYEGQLAGLPDDDPSNSAPKNAVVRRLKRRSEPIVHERRQETVAALDREGFDLDFVNGGGTGCFESTRQDSSVTELTAGSAFFAPALFDYYRGFSYEPAAGYAIEVVRQPDPDVYTCRGGGYVASGPPGVDKTPTVYLPRGASLFDAEGAGEVQTPIAYDGPHDLDLGDPVLLRHAKAGELCTHFEYLHVIDDGEIVDRYPTYRGDGAWFV from the coding sequence GTGACTTCGACGTACGACGCGTATCGGTCGGCGCTCTCGGGCGAGTCGTTTCCTCTGGCGTATTTCGACCGAGACGCCTTCGAGGCGAATCTTCGGACGACGCGGCGCCGTGCGGGTGGGCTCCCGGTCCGGGTCGCCTCGAAGTCGATCCGCTGTCGCGCCGTTCTCCGCGCGGTACTCGACCGAGACGGATTTTCCGGCGTCATGTGCTACACCGGCCACGAAGCCGCTCACCTGGCGGCGGACGGGTTCGACGATCTGCTGGTCGCCTATCCGATCGTCGACACAGCCGAGATCGCTGCGGTCTGTTCAGCGATCGACGACGGCGCCCGGATCGTTCTCATGGTCGATTGTGCGGCCCACGTCGAACGGATCACCGGAGTGGCCGAAGCGCACGGCGTCACCGTCCCGCTCTGTCTCGATCTCGACGTCTCCACCGAACACCTCGGGATCCACTTCGGCGTCAGGCGGTCGGGGATCCGTTCGGCGAGCGCGGCGCTCGAACTCGCGCGGACGATCGCCGACGCATCGGCCGTTTCCCTCTCGGGAGTGATGGGCTACGAGGGCCAACTCGCTGGGCTCCCGGACGACGATCCGTCGAACTCGGCCCCGAAGAACGCCGTCGTGCGCCGCCTCAAGCGCCGATCTGAGCCGATCGTCCACGAGCGCCGCCAAGAGACGGTCGCCGCGCTCGACCGCGAGGGATTCGACCTCGACTTCGTCAACGGCGGCGGAACCGGCTGCTTCGAATCGACCAGGCAGGACTCCTCGGTGACGGAACTCACCGCTGGCTCCGCGTTTTTCGCGCCCGCCCTGTTCGATTACTACCGCGGATTTTCCTACGAACCCGCCGCAGGGTACGCGATCGAGGTCGTTCGACAGCCAGATCCCGACGTCTACACCTGTCGGGGCGGTGGCTACGTCGCGAGCGGACCACCGGGGGTCGATAAGACACCGACGGTCTACCTGCCCCGCGGGGCGTCACTGTTCGACGCGGAGGGTGCCGGCGAAGTGCAGACGCCGATCGCGTACGACGGCCCGCACGACCTGGACCTCGGCGATCCGGTCTTGCTCCGGCACGCCAAAGCCGGCGAACTCTGTACGCATTTCGAGTACTTGCACGTGATCGACGACGGCGAGATCGTCGACCGATATCCGACGTATCGCGGCGACGGGGCGTGGTTCGTGTGA
- a CDS encoding D-arabinono-1,4-lactone oxidase yields the protein MTGSDRDPDEATMGSSGDPGRWRNWSGSVFCRPDRVVRPKTVDAIRALVERHAGERSIRVAGSGHSFSAVVPTDDVLVSLERFTGVRSVEYDRRRVTVRAGTRLAELSETLSVHGLAMTNLGDVDRQTVAGALATGTHGTGIDLGILPTQIAEIELVTADGEIRTLSVDDGDTFRAAQLSLGTLGIVTAVTLDVEPAYRLRERTWTAPLETALEDIGTIRDRHRHVELFWFPHVDVALVKILEKTDEPTTSSPVPAGVAEGATNLAWGAVCRLSSRLPRLSPSLARLAGGALSGGETVGPSHEVFASSREVRFNEAEFAVPAADGPAVLRQLRQRVLPSHPEIVFPIEFRYVAGDDILLSPATGRDAAYVAVHAYHRKPFRSYFEACESVFDAFDGRPHWGKWYSLDRARLRERYPEWDTFESVRRRFDPEGTFLNDQLSALFDPA from the coding sequence GTGACGGGATCGGATCGGGACCCGGACGAGGCGACGATGGGGTCGAGCGGGGACCCCGGGCGCTGGCGGAACTGGTCCGGATCCGTCTTCTGTCGTCCCGATCGAGTAGTGCGGCCGAAGACGGTCGATGCGATTCGCGCCCTGGTCGAACGCCACGCCGGCGAGCGTTCGATCCGAGTCGCCGGCTCCGGGCACTCCTTCTCCGCGGTCGTCCCGACCGACGACGTGCTCGTCTCGCTCGAGCGATTCACCGGCGTCAGGTCGGTCGAGTACGACCGCCGTCGGGTGACCGTCCGGGCTGGGACGAGGCTCGCCGAACTGTCGGAGACGCTGTCGGTCCACGGGCTGGCGATGACGAACCTCGGCGACGTCGACCGCCAGACGGTCGCTGGCGCGCTCGCGACCGGCACCCACGGCACCGGTATCGACCTCGGCATCCTCCCGACCCAGATCGCCGAGATCGAACTCGTGACTGCCGACGGCGAGATCAGAACCCTCTCGGTCGACGATGGTGACACATTTCGGGCGGCACAGCTCTCGCTCGGAACCCTGGGGATCGTCACGGCGGTCACGCTCGACGTCGAACCGGCCTACCGATTGCGAGAACGCACCTGGACGGCCCCACTGGAGACGGCCCTCGAGGATATTGGGACCATTCGCGATCGGCACCGACACGTCGAACTGTTCTGGTTCCCACACGTCGACGTGGCGCTGGTCAAGATCCTCGAGAAGACGGACGAACCGACGACGTCGTCGCCGGTTCCGGCCGGCGTCGCGGAGGGGGCGACGAACCTGGCCTGGGGGGCCGTCTGCCGGCTCTCGAGTCGATTGCCACGCCTGTCACCGTCTCTCGCGCGACTCGCCGGTGGGGCTCTCTCTGGCGGCGAGACCGTCGGCCCGAGTCACGAGGTCTTCGCGTCGAGTCGCGAGGTCCGGTTCAACGAGGCAGAGTTCGCCGTTCCAGCGGCGGACGGGCCGGCGGTCCTTCGACAACTGCGCCAGCGCGTCCTGCCGTCCCACCCGGAGATCGTCTTTCCGATCGAGTTCCGCTACGTCGCCGGGGACGACATCCTGCTCTCGCCCGCCACCGGTCGGGACGCCGCTTACGTCGCCGTCCACGCCTACCACCGCAAGCCGTTCCGGTCGTACTTCGAGGCCTGCGAGTCGGTCTTCGACGCGTTCGACGGCCGGCCGCACTGGGGAAAGTGGTACTCGCTCGACCGGGCACGGCTCCGCGAGCGCTATCCGGAGTGGGACACGTTCGAGTCGGTTCGTCGGCGCTTCGACCCTGAAGGGACGTTTCTGAACGATCAGTTGAGTGCGCTGTTCGATCCGGCGTAG
- a CDS encoding helix-turn-helix domain-containing protein, with protein sequence MDPAPLRFVTLSLSPEEWLGKTDEYVFEDPDLAHGPVYDVRLLPDGSVVTLYEVRGPPERIEALLRTHEPRDVAVAPSHDGAGAFVYAHGTHHETVAALLRGVRALGLAIDRPIEFRPDGSIRVTLVGDEERVRGLFERVPESVSMEVERTGAYEPSPNRVYASLTDRQREILRAAVELGYYRQPRETSYEEIAERLGTSEANVGEHIRRIESKIVAAVVP encoded by the coding sequence ATGGACCCAGCACCGCTCCGATTCGTAACCCTCTCGCTCTCGCCCGAGGAGTGGCTCGGCAAGACGGACGAGTACGTCTTCGAGGACCCCGACCTCGCACACGGCCCAGTATACGACGTCCGCCTGCTCCCCGACGGTTCCGTCGTCACACTGTACGAAGTGCGGGGACCGCCCGAACGGATCGAAGCACTGCTCCGAACGCACGAGCCCCGCGACGTCGCGGTCGCGCCGAGTCACGACGGCGCCGGCGCGTTTGTCTACGCCCACGGCACCCACCACGAGACGGTGGCCGCACTCCTTCGAGGCGTTCGAGCGCTGGGGCTCGCGATCGACCGACCGATCGAGTTTCGCCCCGATGGCTCGATCAGAGTCACCCTCGTCGGTGACGAAGAACGCGTCCGCGGGCTGTTCGAACGCGTTCCCGAGTCGGTCTCGATGGAGGTCGAACGGACCGGCGCCTACGAACCCAGCCCGAATCGCGTCTACGCCTCCCTCACGGATCGCCAGCGCGAGATCCTCCGGGCAGCCGTCGAGCTGGGCTACTATCGACAGCCCCGGGAGACCTCCTACGAGGAGATCGCCGAACGACTCGGCACCTCGGAGGCGAACGTCGGCGAACACATCCGCCGGATCGAATCCAAAATCGTCGCCGCCGTCGTGCCGTGA
- a CDS encoding neutral/alkaline non-lysosomal ceramidase N-terminal domain-containing protein, whose product MSDRRLDRRRFVGYAAAASGLATSASVAGASDSSDGTGADRGATTDGLDGANTGELTAGAAVRDITPANGQPFFGYARPDIFASGVSVRLYAQALVLSDGVRKVAIVGADLGRPAAREMVLEHARPLGFDRDTVLYATSHTHAGPDDVGDWIAAQIGDAIAAADANRRPARAAWAEADVPDNSVNRSIEAHLANYGLDIPPGEGSPEDHPVDPSLARDARLRLLRVEGVDGAPIAAWTCYANHPTTFTPANRTYSADFPGVAARWFAHRFDDGVAPITLSAASDLGDQITHYDDYGMYALAERTAVRVESAMWAAWGAAGDDLSSDLPVGGRSRVIEYDGQSVDDGDKRVGSTGLVGKPILNGGENGPTPFSGLELEGERLPEWLAHPVQGRKIVLAPAPWSPEVEVQAMRLGDRLLVTVPGEPTVAMGRRMEAAAADAAPDDVTDVTVVGVANGYNGYFTTPEEYDQQHYEGGHTVFGKYASLLVERHQRELAAELADDLGDALDPSGSRPSGPEAPVGAGADDGSITAEPRATVERMATVGVEWSGGSSGADRPVGDPFVILERAVAGSDEWVPIGDDRGLGFVWTEWYGNYAARFDVPPDLPTGTYRFRVNAARYDIASNPFEVVPSTGLAIRGVRTTEPTSAGSVELVVLAQNPPPDPDDNLRTRLRSPHGGTATIEVNGESNEASWSDAAGGWVATVQDVAEGDVVTIPAGGLEDAFGNRSGDAVELTVGEVADVEWPENMTVGGGDPPGLFGIGRIPI is encoded by the coding sequence ATGAGCGACCGACGACTGGATCGGCGGCGATTCGTCGGCTATGCGGCGGCCGCATCGGGGCTAGCCACGAGCGCGTCCGTCGCTGGAGCGAGTGACTCGTCGGACGGAACTGGTGCCGACCGTGGGGCAACGACCGACGGCCTCGACGGTGCAAACACGGGCGAACTCACCGCCGGTGCGGCGGTACGAGATATCACGCCAGCGAACGGGCAGCCCTTCTTCGGTTACGCACGACCGGACATCTTCGCGAGCGGCGTCTCGGTTCGCCTGTACGCGCAGGCGCTCGTCCTCTCGGACGGCGTCCGGAAGGTCGCCATCGTCGGCGCGGACCTCGGGCGGCCGGCGGCGCGCGAAATGGTGCTCGAACATGCCCGACCGCTCGGGTTCGATCGTGACACGGTCCTTTACGCGACGTCGCACACGCACGCGGGGCCCGACGACGTCGGCGACTGGATCGCGGCTCAGATCGGCGACGCGATCGCCGCGGCCGACGCGAACCGGCGACCGGCGCGGGCGGCCTGGGCCGAGGCGGACGTGCCCGACAACAGCGTCAACCGGTCGATCGAGGCCCACCTCGCGAACTACGGGCTGGACATTCCGCCGGGTGAGGGATCGCCGGAGGACCACCCCGTCGATCCATCCCTCGCCCGGGATGCGAGGCTCCGCCTGCTCCGCGTGGAGGGCGTCGACGGCGCGCCGATCGCCGCCTGGACCTGCTACGCGAACCACCCGACGACGTTCACCCCGGCGAACCGGACCTACTCGGCCGATTTCCCGGGCGTGGCCGCGCGCTGGTTCGCCCACCGGTTCGACGATGGCGTGGCGCCCATCACGCTGTCGGCGGCGAGCGATCTGGGCGATCAGATCACGCACTACGACGACTACGGGATGTACGCGCTGGCCGAGCGGACGGCCGTCCGCGTCGAGTCGGCGATGTGGGCGGCCTGGGGGGCCGCCGGTGACGATCTCAGCAGCGATCTGCCCGTCGGCGGTCGATCACGAGTGATCGAGTACGACGGCCAGTCGGTCGACGACGGCGACAAACGCGTGGGGAGTACGGGACTCGTCGGCAAGCCGATCCTGAACGGCGGGGAGAACGGACCGACGCCGTTCTCGGGACTCGAACTGGAGGGTGAACGCCTTCCCGAGTGGCTCGCTCACCCGGTTCAGGGTCGCAAGATCGTCCTCGCGCCGGCGCCCTGGTCGCCCGAGGTCGAGGTACAGGCGATGCGTCTGGGGGACAGGCTGCTGGTAACCGTCCCCGGCGAACCCACGGTGGCGATGGGCCGGCGGATGGAGGCCGCGGCCGCCGACGCGGCGCCGGACGACGTCACGGACGTCACGGTCGTCGGCGTCGCGAACGGCTACAACGGCTACTTCACCACCCCCGAGGAGTACGACCAGCAGCATTACGAGGGCGGCCACACCGTCTTCGGCAAGTACGCCTCGCTCCTCGTCGAACGCCACCAGCGCGAACTCGCGGCCGAACTCGCCGACGACCTCGGCGACGCACTGGACCCGTCGGGATCGCGGCCGTCGGGCCCCGAGGCCCCCGTCGGTGCAGGCGCTGACGACGGGTCCATCACCGCCGAGCCGCGGGCGACCGTCGAACGGATGGCGACCGTCGGGGTCGAGTGGTCCGGCGGAAGCTCGGGTGCAGACCGGCCGGTTGGCGACCCGTTCGTGATCCTCGAACGGGCCGTGGCCGGATCCGACGAGTGGGTGCCGATCGGCGACGACCGCGGCCTCGGCTTCGTCTGGACCGAGTGGTACGGCAATTACGCGGCGCGCTTCGACGTCCCGCCGGACCTGCCGACCGGGACCTACCGGTTCCGCGTCAACGCGGCCCGGTACGATATCGCGAGCAATCCGTTCGAGGTGGTCCCCTCGACCGGACTCGCGATTCGCGGCGTCAGAACGACCGAGCCGACGTCGGCCGGGTCGGTCGAACTCGTCGTCCTCGCCCAGAACCCGCCGCCGGATCCAGACGACAACCTGCGTACTCGCCTGCGCTCGCCCCATGGCGGGACGGCGACGATCGAGGTGAACGGCGAATCGAACGAGGCCTCCTGGAGCGACGCCGCAGGCGGCTGGGTCGCGACCGTCCAGGACGTTGCCGAGGGGGACGTCGTCACGATCCCAGCGGGCGGTCTCGAGGACGCGTTCGGCAACCGGTCGGGCGATGCGGTCGAGCTGACGGTCGGCGAGGTGGCCGACGTCGAGTGGCCCGAGAACATGACGGTCGGCGGTGGAGATCCGCCCGGCCTCTTCGGAATCGGTCGGATCCCGATCTGA
- a CDS encoding MarR family transcriptional regulator, with protein sequence MPISIDRFENDAAGALDLAEGTQPYRVLQFLASNADQAFTQGEIHEATEIKRGSVGAVLSRLEARGLVRHRGRYWAVGDDDRLASFAAQSGASSVSTTDDFYDE encoded by the coding sequence ATGCCGATCAGCATCGATCGATTCGAGAACGACGCCGCGGGTGCGCTCGATCTGGCGGAAGGAACCCAGCCATACCGAGTGCTCCAGTTTCTGGCGTCGAACGCGGATCAGGCGTTCACGCAGGGTGAGATTCACGAGGCAACCGAAATCAAGCGCGGGAGCGTCGGTGCCGTCCTCTCGCGGCTTGAAGCGCGCGGGCTGGTCAGACACCGGGGCCGCTACTGGGCGGTCGGTGACGACGATCGCCTGGCATCGTTCGCCGCGCAATCTGGCGCGAGTTCTGTCTCGACGACGGACGATTTCTACGACGAATAA